One Meles meles chromosome 13, mMelMel3.1 paternal haplotype, whole genome shotgun sequence DNA segment encodes these proteins:
- the OPALIN gene encoding opalin, giving the protein MSFSLNFTLLANTTSSPPATSGKEADCGPSLGLAAGIPSLVATALLVSLLFMLIRRRRSSNDSAEESERPCEISEIYDNPKIAENPRRSPTHEKNLMGSEGAHVYVKTVAGSEEPMPDTYRPTVEMERRRGLWWLMPRLSLE; this is encoded by the exons ATG aGTTTCTCACTGAACTTCACGCTGCTGGCCAACACG ACTTCCTCCCCACCTGCTACAAGTGGGAAAGAAGCA GACTGTGGGCCCTCTCTTGGATTAGCAGCAGGCATCCCATCCCTGGTGGCCACAGCCCTGCTGGTGTCCTTACTATTCATGCTGATCCGCCGAAGAAGAAGCAGCAATGATTCCGCCGAG GAAAGTGAGAGGCCATGTGAAATTTCAGAAATCTATGACAATCCCAAGATTGCTGAG AATCCTAGGAGGTCACCCACACATGAGAAGAATCTGATGGGATCAGAAGGAGCCCATGTATATGTGAAGACTGTAGCAGGAAGCGAGGAGCCCATGCCTGACACTTACCGTCCCACTGTCGAaatggagagaaggaggggatTGTGGTGGCTTATGCCCAGGTTGAGCCTGGAATGA